From one Eucalyptus grandis isolate ANBG69807.140 chromosome 9, ASM1654582v1, whole genome shotgun sequence genomic stretch:
- the LOC104420132 gene encoding F-box protein At3g07870 yields MALAYRSNRVRSSSGDDPKLPHDAVVEILKRLPVGSLLRFRCVCRSWRSTIDDPDFVAHHLSHSALDASNGYLLCLDWDEGDDPVRYSLFSSESLTRPSMSQIEIPFAASSKRFGFVGSCNGLICVREMSGDGYARSMYLWNLFTRKHRAVRRSSLDSKFRSIYNVHVAVGFGFDARSNDYKILRILYFPDDINLVEVYSLSTDSWRSLECEVPAFCAYSPSVFLNGNLHWLVSKNDDLWTEGWSGSIVLFDVASEVFDEMALSKEFLQVLSISKEVVLSALNNLLAVCTVHGEAVGHPQPHSVCSVWVMRDYGVPESWTKLYSFEACGQVTGFDGFMRNGELLMLIDDDEGVSWNPITGQFTILPLSRQSDLVTIIESLVSP; encoded by the coding sequence ATGGCATTGGCATATCGGTCTAATCGCGTTCGCTCTTCCTCCGGCGACGACCCGAAGCTCCCTCACGACGCCGTTGTCGAGATCCTGAAGCGATTGCCGGTGGGATCTCTCCTCCGATTCAGGTGTGTCTGCCGGTCATGGCGTTCCACCATCGACGACCCTGATTTCGTGGCCCATCACTTGAGCCACTCCGCTCTCGACGCCTCCAATGGGTATCTCTTGTGTTTAGATTGGGACGAGGGCGATGATCCTGTCCGGTACTCTCTGTTTTCTAGTGAGTCTCTTACTCGGCCTTCCATGTCGCAAATCGAAATCCCGTTTGCTGCTTCTTCCAAGCGTTTCGGCTTTGTCGGTTCGTGTAATGGTTTGATTTGCGTCAGAGAAATGTCTGGAGATGGCTATGCCCGGTCGATGTATTTGTGGAATTTATTCACCAGAAAGCACAGGGCGGTTCGACGTTCCAGTCTGGATAGTAAATTCCGTTCAATTTACAATGTTCATGTAGCTGTGGGGTTTGGCTTCGACGCTAGGTCTAATGATTATAAGATCCTGAGGATTCTCTATTTTCCAGATGATATAAATCTAGTCGAGGTTTATTCGCTCAGTACGGATTCCTGGAGAAGTTTGGAGTGTGAGGTTCCTGCTTTCTGCGCCTATTCACCCTCGGTCTTCTTGAATGGAAATCTGCACTGGCTCGTTTCCAAGAACGATGATCTGTGGACAGAGGGTTGGTCCGGATCAATAGTTTTGTTCGATGTTGCCAGTgaggtgtttgatgaaatggcTCTGTCGAAAGAGTTTTTGCAGGTTCTTAGTATCAGTAAAGAAGTGGTTTTGTCAGCATTGAATAACTTGCTGGCCGTGTGCACTGTTCATGGGGAGGCAGTTGGGCATCCTCAACCACATTCCGTTTGTTCTGTTTGGGTCATGAGGGATTATGGGGTGCCTGAGTCTTGGACTAAGCTGTATTCTTTTGAGGCTTGTGGACAAGTAACAGgatttgatggcttcatgaggAATGGTGAGCTTCTCATGTTAATAGATGATGATGAAGGAGTTTCTTGGAATCCAATCACAGGACAGTTCACAATTCTTCCACTATCGAGGCAATCTGATCTGGTCACCATTATAGAGAGTCTTGTTTCACCTTAG